The Vibrio orientalis CIP 102891 = ATCC 33934 genome window below encodes:
- a CDS encoding GGDEF domain-containing protein, producing MVDMQREEWLGLLLKELPDRLIVINEQGYVVDSFSEDSQSCITYQTCEQQPFYDLAPSVISHQLISSFEFALSKGQRCSFRYSLNPSQLLQLSIEALQEWGEIEERWFEATFKPITLSNGNRYVLWQDKEITQSHLHETELKRLAETDELTGILNRRAFIQGLECEFNAPAPLLLSCLMLDIDHFKEINDQVGHLSGDEVITQVAHICQGLIRSSDYIGRLGGEEFGIVLSRTNAIQAYDIAERIRQSIETTPCHVDGHIIYPTVSIGIAELNSQVSSIKELLVQADKAMYYSKQTGRNQVTLYYDSLPEIQPSSELKANIRRAS from the coding sequence ATGGTTGATATGCAAAGAGAAGAATGGCTTGGCTTGCTACTCAAAGAGCTGCCAGATCGTCTGATCGTTATCAACGAGCAAGGCTATGTGGTTGATAGCTTTAGCGAAGATAGCCAAAGCTGTATTACCTACCAGACATGCGAACAACAACCCTTCTATGACCTCGCTCCCAGCGTTATCAGCCACCAGCTAATAAGCAGTTTCGAGTTTGCGTTATCAAAGGGACAGCGATGTAGTTTCCGCTACTCGCTCAACCCAAGCCAACTGCTACAACTGTCGATTGAGGCTTTACAGGAATGGGGGGAAATCGAAGAGCGCTGGTTTGAAGCCACGTTTAAGCCAATCACCCTGTCCAATGGCAATCGCTATGTACTGTGGCAAGATAAAGAGATAACTCAATCTCACCTACATGAGACTGAGCTAAAAAGACTGGCAGAAACCGATGAGCTAACCGGTATATTGAACCGACGTGCCTTTATCCAAGGGCTTGAGTGTGAGTTCAATGCACCAGCTCCATTACTGTTATCCTGTTTAATGCTCGATATTGATCATTTTAAAGAGATCAACGATCAGGTTGGCCACCTTTCTGGCGACGAAGTCATTACCCAAGTTGCCCACATTTGCCAAGGGTTAATTCGCTCCAGTGACTATATTGGCCGCTTGGGCGGAGAAGAGTTTGGCATCGTATTGAGCCGCACTAACGCGATTCAAGCCTACGATATTGCTGAGCGAATTCGTCAATCGATAGAGACTACGCCATGCCATGTTGATGGGCATATTATCTATCCAACGGTAAGCATCGGTATTGCAGAGCTCAATAGCCAAGTTTCCTCGATTAAAGAATTACTAGTACAAGCAGATAAAGCGATGTACTACTCGAAGCAAACGGGTCGCAACCAAGTCACGCTGTATTACGATAGCCTCCCTGAGATCCAACCGAGCAGTGAACTTAAGGCCAACATTCGCCGCGCTTCGTAG
- the prmA gene encoding 50S ribosomal protein L11 methyltransferase, with product MPWIQIKLNATNENAEQIGDMLMEETGALSVTFLDAQDTPVFEPLPGETRLWGDTDILALYDAEADTQFILEQTKLSGLLTEGFAYKVEQLEDKDWEREWMDNFHPMKFGERLWICPSWREIPEPDAVNVMLDPGLAFGTGTHPTTALCLEWLEGLDLTGKTVIDFGCGSGILAIAAIKLGAEKVIGIDIDPQALLASKDNAERNGVADQLEVFLPQDQPEGLIADVVVANILAGPLRDLSSIIKSLVKPNGELAMSGVLDTQAEDVANYYRDELHIDPIKEQSEWCRISGRKQG from the coding sequence ATGCCTTGGATTCAAATCAAACTCAATGCGACCAATGAAAACGCTGAACAGATCGGCGATATGCTTATGGAAGAGACTGGTGCGCTGTCTGTCACCTTCCTAGATGCGCAAGATACGCCTGTATTCGAGCCTCTACCGGGTGAAACTCGTCTTTGGGGTGATACGGATATCCTAGCGCTGTATGACGCTGAGGCAGACACTCAGTTTATTCTTGAGCAAACCAAGCTAAGTGGCTTATTGACAGAAGGCTTTGCTTACAAGGTCGAGCAACTTGAAGATAAAGACTGGGAACGTGAGTGGATGGATAACTTCCACCCAATGAAGTTCGGTGAACGTCTATGGATTTGCCCTAGCTGGCGTGAGATCCCCGAGCCAGACGCAGTCAACGTGATGCTCGACCCAGGCCTTGCATTTGGTACCGGCACTCACCCAACGACGGCTCTGTGTCTTGAGTGGCTAGAAGGTCTAGACCTGACAGGTAAAACTGTTATCGACTTTGGTTGTGGTTCTGGCATCTTGGCGATCGCCGCGATCAAACTGGGCGCTGAAAAAGTTATCGGGATCGACATTGATCCTCAAGCACTACTAGCTTCTAAAGATAATGCCGAGCGTAACGGCGTTGCTGACCAACTTGAAGTATTCCTACCTCAAGACCAACCTGAGGGCCTGATTGCTGACGTTGTGGTTGCCAACATTCTGGCCGGTCCACTACGTGATCTTTCATCGATTATTAAATCATTAGTGAAGCCAAATGGTGAGCTTGCGATGTCAGGTGTACTCGATACGCAAGCTGAAGATGTCGCTAACTACTACCGTGACGAACTTCACATTGATCCTATCAAAGAGCAAAGTGAATGGTGTCGCATCTCTGGTCGCAAGCAAGGCTAG
- the fis gene encoding DNA-binding transcriptional regulator Fis — protein sequence MFEQNLTSEALTVTTVTSQDQITQKPLRDSVKASLKNYLAQLNGQEVTELYELVLAEVEQPLLDTIMQYTRGNQTRAATMMGINRGTLRKKLKKYGMN from the coding sequence ATGTTCGAACAAAATCTGACTTCAGAAGCATTAACAGTAACTACAGTAACGTCACAAGACCAGATTACTCAAAAGCCTTTGCGTGACTCTGTTAAAGCATCTCTTAAAAACTACTTGGCTCAACTAAACGGCCAAGAAGTAACAGAACTATACGAATTAGTTCTAGCTGAAGTTGAACAGCCACTACTAGATACTATCATGCAGTACACTCGCGGTAACCAAACTCGCGCAGCAACTATGATGGGTATCAACCGCGGTACTCTTCGCAAAAAACTTAAGAAATACGGCATGAACTAA
- the dusB gene encoding tRNA dihydrouridine synthase DusB, whose translation MKIGNHQLKNNLIVAPMAGVTDRPFRELCLRYGAGMAVSEMMSSNPKLWKTSKSKQRMVHEGESGIRSVQIAGADPQLMADAAQFSVENGAQIIDINMGCPAKKVNKKLAGSALLQYPDIIKDILQAVVNAVDVPVTLKTRTGWDTDNKNCVQIAKLAEDCGIQALALHGRTKACMYKGEAEYDSIKAVKQAISIPVIANGDIDSPEKAKFVLEYTGADALMIGRPAQGRPWIFQEIQHFLENGTTMPDLPYSEVKDILLGHVNALHSFYGEYLGPRIARKHVGWYLKEHEQASEFRPTFNAIDAAELQLEALEEYFDKA comes from the coding sequence TTGAAAATCGGAAACCACCAACTTAAGAACAATCTCATCGTTGCCCCTATGGCTGGCGTAACGGATAGACCATTCCGTGAGTTGTGCCTCCGCTATGGTGCTGGGATGGCCGTCAGTGAAATGATGTCGTCAAACCCAAAGCTATGGAAAACGTCAAAGTCGAAGCAACGCATGGTGCATGAAGGCGAATCGGGCATTCGCTCTGTACAGATTGCGGGAGCCGATCCACAGCTTATGGCCGACGCTGCTCAGTTTAGTGTTGAAAACGGTGCGCAAATCATCGACATCAACATGGGCTGTCCAGCAAAAAAAGTGAATAAGAAGCTAGCCGGCTCAGCGCTGCTTCAGTATCCAGATATCATCAAAGATATTCTGCAAGCTGTAGTGAACGCCGTGGATGTCCCTGTGACATTGAAAACCCGTACTGGCTGGGACACAGATAACAAAAACTGCGTCCAAATCGCTAAATTAGCCGAAGACTGCGGTATACAAGCTTTGGCCCTTCATGGGCGCACTAAAGCGTGTATGTACAAAGGTGAGGCCGAATACGACAGCATTAAAGCGGTAAAACAGGCGATCTCTATTCCGGTTATTGCTAACGGTGATATCGATAGCCCAGAGAAAGCTAAATTTGTCCTAGAGTACACCGGGGCAGACGCTTTAATGATTGGACGCCCTGCCCAAGGTCGTCCGTGGATTTTTCAGGAAATCCAACACTTTTTGGAAAACGGCACCACGATGCCTGATCTTCCTTATTCGGAAGTGAAAGACATCCTGCTTGGTCATGTGAACGCCCTGCATAGTTTCTATGGAGAGTATTTAGGCCCACGTATCGCGCGTAAGCACGTTGGTTGGTATCTAAAAGAGCATGAGCAAGCGAGTGAGTTTCGCCCTACCTTCAACGCCATCGACGCAGCTGAGCTGCAACTTGAAGCGTTAGAAGAGTATTTTGATAAAGCCTAA